A single window of Chloracidobacterium sp. DNA harbors:
- a CDS encoding CHAD domain-containing protein, whose product MDGENETFKVRLGCDPASWFALKCHSLFEAIITELPNALDPTQSDGIHDMRVATRRLRSSLRDTEMILERHPSRSASKNFKQLAEILGSVRDEDVAIDAFARLSRDCESVKVGERIVRFVATIKKSRLSAFVRLQKQLSVDFQQDLRHRFEVSLAALSSKIHLSKYLDIDSFRSDITASLSSDLKRVGARLYDPFDRTGLHKTRIAVKRLRYSNEFFSEFRSAAAKPISKELARLQGSLGDTHDRDVWIEGLSKHTDYTKVKCDPEWVETKIWLISELIKERTKSYREAITLLAEWQTRGFADENGNLIDEAK is encoded by the coding sequence AGGCGATCATCACCGAACTCCCAAACGCACTTGACCCCACTCAGTCTGACGGTATTCACGATATGCGTGTTGCGACTCGCCGACTACGGAGCTCACTTCGCGACACCGAGATGATTCTCGAAAGACACCCTTCGCGATCTGCTTCGAAAAACTTCAAGCAACTCGCTGAAATTCTTGGCTCGGTCCGCGACGAAGATGTAGCGATCGATGCTTTTGCTCGACTTTCGCGGGATTGCGAGTCCGTTAAGGTCGGTGAGAGAATCGTCCGATTCGTTGCCACCATCAAGAAAAGTCGCCTGTCCGCATTTGTCCGATTGCAAAAACAGCTCTCGGTCGACTTCCAGCAAGACCTTCGCCATCGATTCGAGGTGTCGCTGGCCGCCCTTTCCTCGAAAATCCATCTTTCAAAGTACTTGGACATCGATTCATTTAGAAGTGATATCACCGCATCGCTCTCTAGTGACCTTAAGCGTGTCGGCGCTCGCCTTTATGACCCGTTTGACCGTACGGGTCTACACAAGACTCGCATTGCGGTGAAGCGACTTCGATATTCGAATGAATTCTTCTCTGAATTTAGGAGTGCCGCCGCAAAGCCCATTTCGAAAGAACTTGCAAGATTACAGGGATCTCTTGGCGATACTCACGACCGGGACGTCTGGATCGAAGGCCTTTCTAAGCACACCGATTACACAAAAGTTAAATGTGATCCGGAATGGGTCGAAACGAAAATATGGCTGATCTCCGAGTTGATCAAAGAGCGGACAAAAAGCTATCGCGAGGCAATAACGCTATTAGCCGAATGGCAAACACGCGGATTTGCCGATGAGAACGGCAATCTGATAGATGAGGCAAAATGA
- a CDS encoding DUF488 domain-containing protein, which yields MTGKTIYTIGHGRHPFAYFLELLQNFEIEFVCDVRTFARSRWPQFNGFVLAELLSDNTIGYEHLPETGGKFKPNPADMEWGVGRIVEIASELRTVLMCSESKPLTDHRVPRANCHRVGMLAPMLRAKGVERVVHILPNGESLEFAESGVPSIW from the coding sequence ATGACCGGTAAGACTATCTACACAATCGGCCACGGTAGACACCCATTTGCTTATTTTCTTGAATTACTACAAAACTTTGAGATCGAGTTTGTCTGTGACGTCCGTACGTTTGCCCGCTCGCGTTGGCCGCAGTTCAACGGATTCGTACTCGCCGAATTGCTTAGCGACAATACTATCGGCTACGAACATCTGCCTGAGACCGGTGGAAAATTCAAACCTAACCCGGCCGATATGGAGTGGGGCGTGGGGCGAATAGTTGAGATCGCGTCAGAATTGAGAACCGTTTTAATGTGTTCGGAATCGAAACCGCTCACAGATCACCGAGTCCCTCGAGCTAATTGTCACCGGGTCGGAATGCTCGCTCCGATGCTGAGGGCAAAGGGCGTCGAGCGAGTTGTTCACATTTTGCCCAACGGCGAATCATTAGAATTTGCCGAGTCCGGAGTTCCCTCGATCTGGTAG
- a CDS encoding isoprenylcysteine carboxylmethyltransferase family protein, translating into MFREAVDASTNWILVKTMTQIVVIWSAILVVFPYLITIVEGSFGITRLQVPFQKPLAAVLFIAISSPGVRGSIVMSKIRKGTPLPLDHAKNLVIRGPYAFVRNPMAVSGIGQGLAVALFLGSPLVALYALIGSLVWQLIFRPLEEDDIERRFGRAYREYRLNVKCWIPRSRAYQIEGTPDSANSNDSPLGKM; encoded by the coding sequence ATGTTTCGTGAGGCAGTCGACGCTTCGACTAACTGGATCCTCGTCAAAACAATGACTCAGATCGTTGTGATTTGGTCGGCTATTCTTGTCGTTTTTCCGTATCTGATAACGATCGTCGAGGGCTCATTCGGCATCACGCGATTGCAAGTTCCGTTTCAAAAGCCTCTGGCCGCAGTTCTGTTCATTGCGATTAGTTCGCCGGGCGTCCGGGGCTCGATCGTAATGTCGAAGATCCGAAAAGGTACGCCGTTGCCGCTTGACCACGCAAAAAATCTGGTTATTCGTGGCCCTTATGCGTTTGTTCGTAATCCGATGGCGGTTTCAGGAATAGGTCAGGGATTGGCAGTTGCACTTTTCTTAGGCTCACCTCTTGTTGCTCTTTATGCGTTGATTGGGTCGCTCGTGTGGCAGTTGATCTTTCGGCCGCTCGAAGAGGATGATATCGAACGGAGGTTTGGTAGAGCATACCGTGAATATCGGTTAAACGTGAAATGTTGGATACCGCGATCTAGGGCCTACCAGATCGAGGGAACTCCGGACTCGGCAAATTCTAATGATTCGCCGTTGGGCAAAATGTGA
- a CDS encoding membrane dipeptidase translates to MRKHSVLVLLLIFALACWHTEAQELKITTNAANTVSSKSLIDLPGLTGNPLAIIVATPMGNTEMLNTNPIGAWYYSGKWNIFNSNHSVMPLGATYMIRFYLQPGPNQFMHRVTKENTGAEGSYIDNPALNNNPGAQVTILQNYAPEVRSPYNLNRFPSTVSYSTAASRWYIANVSGDPLSPNTVFNVVVGSGSGNPSAPVPTPAPPVPMVTPSTPNPTPSGNSTATPPPTPIGAATPRSPGPVVPASTPTPATTPVPLNGFVDMHTHPMSHLGFGKRLLHGVPDGSMGADGRPNGSIIPRGTRNCNPTDIRASNIFDALGNCSSTHGGWGLTDNPCGDHIRALVLNRMFDKDFKFRLPGNLFGGGNLIGDHEHQGMESIPEQLRYWPSQTSKIHQQMWWEWIKRAKEQGNLRVMIALTVNSELLANILNGDEPKDDKGSADLQIDEIKSFVGRHNDFMEVAYSPADLRRIVGAGKLAVILGMEVDNIGNFNKPGAVVTQATVKAEIQRLHTKGIRYVFPIHLVNNKFGGTAVYEDLFNFSNKYSTGSFFTVNESDKVGFRLGEMSDIGVLLSTSRDLRPVLDGLAGVPYPPAFNADPTSPDFCMHPLNPFSGSLGCFKTFKLLKGIINPPSEYQMYSTIPNGHVNDAGLTGLGKYAITEMMKLGLLIDIDHMSDRSQADTLEIAERPTNKYPLNIGHNGIRKPGASERHALRATVERIAKLGGVFGIGTADSEEHHSDAKSFITSFNEVWSVMGHDGGSPRVAMGTDVNGMERLPRATSGLSASSFYSDHFFDDIPDNQEENFQQCRTGTRTWDYTLLGVAHYGLIADFVRDIRKRDLFVQQHLMESAEYFAQMWEKADLQKTSIQ, encoded by the coding sequence ATGAGAAAACACTCGGTGCTGGTACTGTTGTTGATATTTGCATTGGCGTGCTGGCATACAGAGGCACAAGAGCTAAAAATAACGACCAACGCCGCCAATACTGTGTCGTCCAAGTCCCTTATTGACCTTCCCGGACTGACCGGCAATCCACTCGCGATCATTGTCGCGACGCCGATGGGCAACACCGAGATGCTCAATACCAACCCGATCGGCGCTTGGTATTACTCTGGAAAGTGGAATATTTTCAATTCCAATCATTCGGTGATGCCGCTGGGCGCTACCTACATGATCCGTTTTTATCTGCAGCCCGGACCCAATCAGTTCATGCACCGCGTCACGAAGGAAAATACCGGAGCGGAGGGTTCGTACATCGATAATCCAGCGCTAAATAATAATCCCGGAGCACAGGTCACGATACTTCAAAATTACGCTCCCGAGGTTAGATCGCCCTACAATTTGAACCGTTTCCCGTCGACCGTTTCGTACAGCACCGCCGCCTCAAGGTGGTACATCGCCAATGTCAGCGGCGATCCGCTAAGTCCGAATACGGTCTTTAACGTTGTAGTCGGTTCGGGCAGCGGAAACCCGTCAGCTCCGGTTCCTACTCCAGCACCGCCGGTTCCGATGGTGACACCGTCAACGCCAAACCCGACGCCCAGCGGAAACTCTACCGCTACTCCGCCACCGACACCGATCGGAGCCGCAACACCGAGATCTCCGGGCCCGGTTGTCCCGGCATCGACTCCGACTCCGGCGACAACGCCTGTTCCACTAAATGGCTTTGTGGATATGCACACGCATCCGATGAGTCATCTTGGCTTTGGAAAGCGCTTGCTTCACGGTGTACCCGATGGTTCGATGGGTGCGGACGGACGGCCGAACGGATCGATCATTCCCCGCGGAACACGAAACTGCAATCCAACCGACATCAGGGCAAGCAATATTTTTGACGCGCTCGGAAACTGCAGTTCAACCCACGGCGGATGGGGGCTAACGGATAATCCATGCGGCGATCACATTAGAGCTCTCGTTCTAAATCGGATGTTCGATAAAGATTTTAAGTTTCGGCTGCCAGGCAATCTTTTTGGCGGTGGTAATCTCATCGGCGATCACGAACATCAGGGAATGGAGAGTATTCCTGAGCAGCTTAGGTATTGGCCCAGCCAGACCTCCAAGATTCATCAGCAGATGTGGTGGGAGTGGATCAAGCGAGCCAAAGAGCAGGGAAACCTTCGCGTAATGATCGCCCTCACGGTCAACAGTGAGCTGCTCGCAAATATCCTGAATGGCGACGAGCCAAAAGACGACAAGGGGTCAGCGGATCTTCAGATCGACGAGATCAAATCATTTGTCGGGCGGCACAATGATTTTATGGAAGTCGCCTATTCGCCGGCAGACTTGCGACGTATTGTCGGCGCTGGCAAACTTGCCGTTATTCTCGGAATGGAAGTAGATAATATCGGCAATTTCAACAAGCCGGGGGCCGTAGTTACACAGGCCACCGTCAAGGCCGAGATCCAGCGCCTCCACACCAAAGGCATTCGATATGTGTTCCCGATACATCTCGTAAATAACAAATTTGGCGGCACTGCGGTTTACGAGGACCTTTTCAATTTTTCGAACAAATACTCGACCGGCAGCTTTTTCACCGTTAACGAATCGGATAAGGTCGGCTTCCGATTAGGCGAGATGTCAGATATCGGTGTCTTACTATCGACCAGTAGGGATCTGAGGCCGGTTCTCGATGGCCTTGCCGGCGTGCCTTACCCGCCGGCGTTTAACGCTGATCCGACTTCGCCTGATTTTTGCATGCATCCGCTAAATCCTTTTAGCGGCAGTCTCGGCTGCTTCAAGACCTTCAAGTTGCTGAAAGGCATCATTAATCCGCCATCGGAATATCAGATGTACTCAACCATTCCGAACGGTCATGTCAACGATGCCGGCCTTACCGGTCTCGGTAAATATGCCATCACCGAGATGATGAAGTTGGGCCTGCTCATCGATATCGATCATATGTCGGACAGGTCACAGGCGGACACGCTAGAGATCGCTGAGCGTCCGACCAACAAGTACCCTCTCAATATTGGACATAACGGAATTCGCAAACCGGGTGCGTCGGAACGGCATGCTTTAAGAGCGACAGTTGAGCGGATCGCCAAATTAGGTGGAGTTTTTGGCATCGGTACGGCAGATTCCGAAGAGCACCATTCGGATGCAAAATCTTTCATTACAAGCTTTAACGAGGTCTGGTCGGTCATGGGACACGATGGCGGCAGCCCGCGTGTTGCGATGGGCACCGATGTAAATGGAATGGAACGATTGCCGCGGGCGACGTCGGGGCTGTCGGCCAGCAGTTTCTATTCCGATCATTTCTTTGACGATATCCCTGACAATCAGGAAGAGAATTTTCAGCAGTGCCGCACGGGAACCAGGACCTGGGATTATACGCTTCTAGGGGTCGCTCACTACGGCCTCATTGCGGATTTTGTGAGGGACATTCGGAAACGAGACCTATTCGTCCAGCAGCACCTTATGGAGTCGGCCGAGTACTTTGCCCAAATGTGGGAAAAGGCTGATCTTCAAAAAACCAGCATCCAGTAG
- a CDS encoding DNA-3-methyladenine glycosylase 2 family protein has protein sequence MKIESVSERNIERMCRELAATDEHLERVYSTYGTPPMWDRSPEFATLLQIILEQQVSLASAKACFDKLNKLLGNVTPESLLTLNNAELKAVGFSRQKTTYGRHLAQAVIDNQIDLDGLQSLSDSDAKAELTKLKGVGEWTSDIYLLMAMLRPDVMPRGDIALHAAYQKLTGTEKRPGSDEFIQIAEKWRPYRSVAARLLWHFYLSERRKPKQ, from the coding sequence ATGAAGATTGAAAGTGTCAGTGAGCGAAATATCGAACGCATGTGCCGTGAACTAGCGGCGACTGATGAGCATCTGGAACGGGTCTATTCAACCTACGGCACGCCACCGATGTGGGATCGCTCACCGGAGTTTGCAACGCTATTACAGATTATTCTTGAACAGCAAGTTTCGCTGGCGTCCGCAAAGGCGTGTTTTGACAAACTCAACAAACTACTCGGAAATGTTACCCCCGAGTCTCTACTTACTCTTAATAATGCCGAACTGAAAGCCGTCGGATTCAGTCGTCAAAAGACAACATATGGACGACATTTGGCCCAAGCCGTTATCGATAACCAAATCGATCTTGACGGCCTGCAAAGCTTGTCCGACTCGGATGCAAAAGCCGAACTGACCAAGTTAAAAGGCGTCGGTGAGTGGACTTCGGACATTTACCTATTGATGGCGATGCTTCGACCGGACGTGATGCCACGCGGCGACATCGCTTTGCACGCGGCGTATCAAAAATTAACTGGCACCGAGAAACGGCCCGGTTCCGATGAATTTATCCAGATCGCCGAGAAATGGAGGCCGTATCGTTCGGTGGCTGCGAGGTTGCTATGGCATTTTTATTTGTCAGAAAGGCGGAAGCCCAAGCAGTAG
- a CDS encoding class I SAM-dependent methyltransferase, which yields MTKILDVGCGANKTDGAIGLDNNPRTAADVIHDLGDIPYPFPDNEFDLVVSNHVVEHVPDVMAFITELHRITRPGGRIKLLTPHYTNPDWANDPTHRNHINSFTFNTFLVDRQVFDFYTQVQLTLIDRHTSLLGLWKALGIEFLVNTDRRRPALRFLRKFWEHYLSNVCRGKELRFEFEVIKDNAEAKTLNARS from the coding sequence ATGACCAAGATTCTAGACGTCGGCTGCGGGGCAAATAAAACTGACGGTGCTATTGGCCTAGATAATAACCCGCGGACGGCGGCGGATGTCATTCACGACCTGGGCGATATTCCATATCCTTTTCCCGATAACGAGTTCGACCTCGTCGTATCTAATCACGTCGTCGAACACGTGCCGGACGTAATGGCGTTTATTACTGAGCTTCACCGCATCACGCGGCCCGGTGGCCGTATCAAGTTGCTAACGCCACATTATACAAATCCTGACTGGGCAAATGATCCGACGCATCGCAACCATATTAACTCATTTACGTTCAATACTTTTCTGGTCGATCGCCAGGTCTTTGATTTCTACACGCAGGTGCAACTGACGCTCATCGACCGCCACACGTCGCTACTCGGACTTTGGAAGGCTCTCGGAATTGAGTTTCTAGTAAATACAGACCGACGACGCCCCGCACTTCGCTTTTTGCGCAAATTTTGGGAGCATTATTTGAGCAATGTCTGCCGCGGAAAAGAACTGCGTTTTGAGTTCGAGGTAATTAAAGACAACGCCGAGGCAAAGACCTTGAATGCACGGTCATAA
- a CDS encoding DEAD/DEAH box helicase: MTRSRNNGPGGKNRSRRSKDSHHKERNGKRFFARESSERSTPKPQTPQQLRSVERLLSGIGVPPEKPFKPDDFQLEALAAIETEDVLVTAPTGSGKTWIAREEIRRLLAAGKQAWYTTPLKALTNSKYAEFSEEFGAENVGILTGDRKENSSAPLIVGTTEIYRNLLFDALRNGDDVKADLVILDEAHYLSDSERGHVWEEAIILSPKRIRMLLLSATVGRAEEFAAWIEEVRGGTVRVIKAGPRPVELRAAYLSADLQLFPLLGEDGKFNRDLEQFDRTRPQTTFRRRK; this comes from the coding sequence ATGACACGTTCCCGAAACAACGGTCCGGGTGGCAAAAACCGCTCTCGGCGGTCGAAAGACAGCCACCATAAGGAACGAAATGGTAAACGCTTTTTTGCAAGAGAAAGTTCCGAACGCTCCACGCCAAAGCCCCAGACGCCGCAGCAATTGCGATCCGTCGAACGACTGCTCTCGGGGATCGGCGTCCCGCCTGAAAAGCCATTTAAGCCCGACGACTTTCAGCTCGAGGCATTGGCTGCTATCGAGACTGAGGATGTGCTCGTAACGGCCCCGACGGGCAGTGGTAAGACTTGGATTGCCCGCGAAGAGATCCGCCGCCTGCTTGCGGCAGGAAAGCAAGCTTGGTATACGACGCCTCTCAAGGCACTCACCAATTCAAAATACGCCGAATTCAGCGAGGAATTCGGTGCCGAAAATGTCGGTATTCTCACCGGTGACCGTAAAGAAAATTCGTCGGCACCGCTCATCGTCGGCACTACGGAGATCTACCGAAATCTGCTATTTGACGCGTTGCGAAATGGAGATGACGTTAAGGCCGACCTTGTAATACTCGATGAGGCTCATTACCTGTCCGACTCCGAGCGCGGACACGTTTGGGAAGAGGCGATCATTCTTTCGCCAAAGCGGATCCGGATGTTGCTATTGTCAGCCACGGTCGGACGTGCAGAGGAGTTTGCGGCTTGGATCGAAGAAGTCAGGGGCGGCACAGTTCGTGTGATCAAGGCAGGTCCGCGACCCGTTGAACTCAGGGCCGCATATCTTTCGGCTGATCTGCAATTATTTCCATTACTCGGCGAGGACGGCAAATTTAATCGAGACCTTGAACAGTTTGACCGAACCAGACCGCAAACGACATTCCGTCGCCGCAAGTAG
- the secA gene encoding preprotein translocase subunit SecA, which translates to MAVNSFADKLVKKIFGSSSDIFLKNVKPVVTQIQDWEAKVEKLTDEELQAQTPKFKEMIARAIEGIEDKEARRKAEQEVLNQILPEAFATVREGSRRVTGMRHFDVQMIGGIALHQGRIAEMRTGEGKTLVATLPSYLNGLTGRGVHVVTVNDYLASRDAEWMGKIHTFLGLKVGCIQNDMDDIERKEAYACDITYGTNNEFGFDYLRDNMKFDVDSLVQPDHYFAIIDEVDSILIDEARTPLIISGASDEATDKYFTANEIIPKLERGHKDEETKVTTGDYLLDEKNHSSVLTEAGVLKAERLLGVSNLYDPGNMDLLHCVEQALKAHTLYKADHHYVVQEGEVIIVDDFTGRLMQGRRWSDGLHQAVEAKEGVKIERENQTLATITLQNYFRMYEKLGGMTGTAETEAEEFGSVYGLDVVMIPTNQPMVRKDTPDVIYRTLSEKWDAVVEEIKDLHAEGRPVLVGTVSVENSELVAGKLKAIGVPHKVLNAKYHEQEAEIIAQAGRKGAVTIATNMAGRGTDILLGGNPDELARDYLKHLEINPDEATEEQFEEQLKKAKAVVKEEHNAVVQAGGLHILGTERHESRRIDNQLRGRAGRQGDPGSSRFVLSLEDDLMRIFAGDKVRSMMEWLGMEKGVAIESKTVSKQIERAQKAVEARNFETRKHVLKYDDVMNRQRETIYSLRRQLMFEPEHREYLLGENGVARDLLSDLTHSFLAATVTPDKWDISTYAAEIESIYAIDPAVDANVDFKTMNAVQIEQAIWEKAAASYAEKEKQAGGESLRAYERYIMLNIIDSQWKDHLLSIDHVKQGIGLVGYGQKDPLVEYKKQSFDMFQDMLDRIDTNTTKALFNLEIVQRDEQEEIERLERLEMQRARRQAAGMAFTGAMSTAEAAGAEAARHTPFVRDSPKMKPNDPCHCGSGKKFKKCHGAGA; encoded by the coding sequence ATGGCAGTCAACAGTTTTGCAGATAAGTTAGTCAAGAAAATCTTCGGATCGAGCAGCGACATTTTTTTGAAAAATGTTAAGCCGGTCGTTACACAGATCCAGGATTGGGAAGCAAAGGTGGAAAAGCTTACGGACGAAGAGCTTCAGGCCCAGACACCTAAATTTAAGGAAATGATCGCCCGGGCTATCGAGGGCATCGAAGACAAAGAAGCACGGCGCAAGGCGGAACAGGAAGTCCTGAACCAGATCCTACCCGAGGCATTTGCAACCGTTCGCGAGGGATCACGCCGCGTCACCGGAATGCGGCACTTTGATGTACAGATGATCGGCGGTATCGCACTGCACCAGGGCCGCATCGCTGAGATGCGAACCGGTGAAGGTAAGACACTTGTTGCCACCCTTCCCAGCTATCTAAACGGCCTGACCGGACGCGGCGTTCACGTCGTGACGGTCAACGATTACCTCGCCTCACGCGATGCCGAGTGGATGGGCAAGATCCACACATTCCTCGGTCTCAAAGTCGGATGTATCCAAAATGATATGGACGATATCGAACGCAAGGAAGCCTACGCGTGCGATATCACCTACGGAACAAATAACGAATTCGGCTTTGATTATCTTCGCGATAATATGAAGTTTGACGTCGATTCGTTGGTTCAGCCCGACCACTATTTTGCGATCATCGACGAAGTCGATTCGATCCTGATCGATGAAGCCCGTACGCCGCTGATCATTTCCGGCGCGTCGGACGAGGCGACTGATAAGTATTTTACAGCCAATGAGATCATCCCGAAACTCGAACGCGGGCATAAGGACGAAGAGACCAAGGTCACAACGGGTGATTACCTTCTGGACGAAAAAAATCACTCGTCCGTCCTCACAGAGGCCGGTGTGCTAAAGGCCGAACGCCTGCTGGGCGTTTCGAATCTCTACGATCCCGGAAATATGGACCTGCTCCATTGCGTCGAGCAAGCTCTCAAGGCACATACGCTGTATAAAGCCGATCATCATTATGTCGTTCAAGAGGGCGAAGTGATAATCGTGGATGACTTTACAGGCCGCCTGATGCAGGGCCGGCGTTGGTCGGATGGCCTGCACCAGGCTGTCGAAGCCAAAGAGGGAGTCAAGATCGAGCGGGAAAACCAAACTCTGGCGACCATCACGCTACAGAACTATTTTCGTATGTACGAAAAGCTCGGCGGTATGACCGGAACGGCCGAGACGGAAGCGGAAGAATTCGGATCGGTTTACGGCCTCGACGTCGTGATGATCCCGACCAATCAACCGATGGTTCGTAAGGATACGCCCGACGTGATCTATCGCACGCTGTCCGAAAAATGGGATGCCGTCGTCGAGGAGATCAAGGACCTCCACGCCGAAGGACGTCCCGTCCTGGTCGGTACCGTTTCGGTCGAAAACTCTGAATTGGTGGCCGGAAAGCTGAAAGCCATCGGCGTGCCGCACAAAGTTTTGAACGCAAAATATCACGAGCAGGAAGCCGAGATCATCGCTCAAGCCGGACGCAAAGGGGCCGTGACGATTGCCACCAATATGGCGGGCCGCGGTACCGACATCCTGCTCGGCGGCAATCCTGATGAACTCGCACGCGACTATCTCAAGCACCTCGAGATCAATCCGGATGAGGCAACTGAAGAACAGTTTGAGGAGCAACTCAAAAAGGCAAAAGCCGTCGTAAAAGAGGAGCATAACGCGGTCGTCCAAGCCGGCGGATTACACATTCTTGGCACTGAGCGCCACGAATCGCGCCGGATCGATAATCAGCTTCGCGGACGCGCCGGTCGTCAGGGCGATCCCGGATCGTCGCGATTTGTTCTCTCGCTAGAGGACGATCTGATGCGTATCTTTGCCGGTGACAAGGTCCGCTCGATGATGGAATGGCTCGGTATGGAAAAGGGCGTCGCGATCGAGTCAAAGACGGTTTCAAAACAGATCGAACGTGCCCAAAAGGCCGTTGAAGCCCGTAACTTTGAGACTCGAAAACACGTTCTCAAATATGACGATGTGATGAACCGACAACGCGAGACCATCTACAGTCTACGTCGTCAGTTGATGTTCGAACCCGAACATCGCGAGTACCTGCTGGGCGAAAATGGTGTTGCCCGCGACCTGCTCAGCGACCTCACACATAGCTTTCTGGCCGCAACCGTGACGCCCGATAAATGGGACATTTCGACATACGCAGCCGAGATCGAGAGCATTTACGCGATCGACCCCGCGGTTGACGCCAATGTCGATTTCAAGACTATGAACGCCGTTCAGATCGAACAGGCTATTTGGGAAAAGGCCGCTGCAAGTTACGCCGAAAAGGAAAAACAAGCCGGCGGTGAGTCGCTTCGGGCATACGAACGTTACATTATGCTCAACATCATCGATTCACAGTGGAAAGACCACTTGCTCTCGATCGACCACGTCAAACAGGGCATCGGACTGGTGGGATACGGTCAGAAAGATCCGCTCGTCGAGTATAAAAAACAGTCGTTCGATATGTTTCAGGATATGCTCGACCGCATCGACACCAATACCACCAAGGCACTATTTAACCTCGAGATCGTCCAGCGCGACGAGCAGGAGGAGATCGAACGCCTCGAGCGTCTTGAGATGCAGCGTGCCCGCCGACAGGCGGCCGGAATGGCATTCACGGGAGCAATGTCGACCGCTGAGGCCGCTGGTGCCGAGGCCGCGAGACATACGCCCTTTGTCCGCGATAGCCCCAAAATGAAACCCAATGATCCGTGTCACTGCGGTTCGGGCAAGAAGTTCAAGAAATGCCATGGCGCAGGTGCGTAA
- a CDS encoding energy transducer TonB codes for MKHLLFLLFVIFCSISAFSQSSREYGIDLYRAGDFEKSAEVLKAVTTVDKKDQIAWVYLGASLYKSGKSKDAGSAFRKGKANIEDLVPGDDSPVSGFKKPRPHYTDMARQNLTSGVVKLAVEFGPDGIIGFVYVSQALPHGLTEESMAAARKITFTPATKNGKTVGTVAIVEYTFDIR; via the coding sequence ATGAAGCATCTATTATTTCTACTATTCGTTATATTCTGTAGCATTTCCGCCTTTTCTCAATCTTCCAGAGAATACGGAATCGATCTGTATCGAGCCGGAGATTTTGAAAAATCCGCAGAAGTCTTAAAAGCCGTTACGACTGTAGACAAAAAAGACCAGATCGCTTGGGTTTATCTCGGAGCTTCTCTTTATAAAAGTGGGAAGTCAAAAGATGCAGGATCGGCCTTTCGGAAAGGAAAAGCAAATATTGAGGACCTCGTTCCGGGTGACGACTCTCCGGTAAGCGGTTTCAAAAAGCCGCGTCCTCACTACACTGACATGGCTCGACAGAATCTTACATCTGGTGTGGTAAAACTAGCGGTTGAATTCGGCCCCGACGGAATCATAGGATTCGTTTATGTTTCGCAAGCCTTGCCTCACGGACTTACTGAGGAATCAATGGCGGCTGCAAGAAAGATCACCTTCACACCGGCTACCAAGAACGGAAAAACGGTGGGAACTGTGGCGATCGTTGAATACACTTTTGATATTCGCTAG
- a CDS encoding polysaccharide biosynthesis/export family protein gives MKIKIFLILALITLSGVVASRAQQVATVPTSPTVEATAKPTPAASPIPDTDSDGSAEADAILPYYNNYLKEYRLGPNDVISVEVFGQCPDYCKTGINVPPTARISYPLVRDGVMVGGKTVDEVAAEITKKLDEFIIDPKVTVTLEKAMSARYSVLGKVVSPGVRVLDRKVSVYEAIVESGGVAKDGDSKKVFIYSYNGQGKVTSKLINLREIQAGRGEMIFLNPGDQVFVSGKGFSIDKVFEIISKVSVARMLFGSPF, from the coding sequence ATGAAAATCAAGATTTTTTTGATATTAGCGTTGATTACATTGTCAGGAGTAGTCGCATCGCGGGCTCAGCAGGTAGCGACTGTCCCAACGTCGCCGACCGTCGAGGCTACGGCCAAACCTACGCCGGCGGCATCGCCGATACCTGATACTGATTCTGATGGATCCGCTGAGGCTGACGCTATCCTGCCGTATTACAACAATTATCTCAAAGAATATCGGCTCGGCCCGAACGATGTGATATCGGTCGAGGTATTTGGCCAGTGTCCTGACTACTGCAAGACCGGTATCAATGTGCCACCAACCGCTCGTATTTCGTATCCGCTGGTCCGGGACGGTGTGATGGTCGGCGGCAAGACGGTGGATGAGGTCGCTGCGGAGATCACCAAAAAGCTTGACGAATTTATCATTGACCCGAAGGTGACGGTAACGCTCGAAAAGGCAATGTCGGCGCGTTACAGCGTGCTCGGTAAGGTCGTATCGCCGGGCGTTCGGGTACTGGATCGAAAGGTCAGTGTTTATGAAGCGATCGTTGAGTCCGGCGGCGTTGCCAAGGACGGCGATTCCAAAAAGGTCTTTATATATAGCTATAACGGACAGGGAAAGGTCACTTCGAAATTGATCAATCTTAGAGAGATCCAGGCGGGCCGCGGTGAGATGATATTTCTGAATCCGGGTGATCAGGTTTTTGTCTCGGGCAAGGGCTTTAGCATCGACAAGGTTTTTGAAATTATTTCAAAGGTCAGTGTCGCCCGAATGTTGTTCGGCAGTCCGTTTTAG